Proteins found in one Bremerella volcania genomic segment:
- a CDS encoding efflux RND transporter periplasmic adaptor subunit has product MSGKRKITFAGLGLLITLLVAFPVVAQEIEVSATLLKIIESVEIPAQQSGVLKMVKAQEGTIVDRGEVIAKIDDEEKVLEVQKAKVDFDIAAREAKNDVNIRFAKKSLEVAAAELMRSEEALSIAEKSVSQTEMDRLRLLVEKSRLEIEQSEEKTAIAKLTAELRDAELQIVKTQLKKHQIESPIQGMVVAVFRRSGEWVETSDSVVKVVRIDRLRAEGFIRNEEAMIELIGSKATVTVEIPNREPIQVEGEVTFVDPEVDPVNGQVRVWVDLENEDLKLRPGLRASMTIQPKQ; this is encoded by the coding sequence ATGTCAGGGAAACGAAAAATCACGTTCGCGGGGTTGGGTTTGCTCATCACGCTGCTTGTAGCTTTTCCCGTGGTCGCTCAAGAGATTGAGGTTTCGGCGACGCTGCTGAAGATTATTGAATCGGTCGAGATTCCCGCTCAGCAGTCGGGCGTATTGAAGATGGTCAAGGCCCAGGAAGGAACCATCGTCGATCGTGGGGAAGTGATTGCGAAGATCGACGATGAAGAAAAGGTTCTGGAAGTCCAGAAGGCCAAAGTCGATTTCGATATTGCCGCGCGGGAAGCGAAGAACGATGTGAATATTCGTTTCGCGAAGAAGAGCCTGGAGGTCGCGGCAGCGGAGCTGATGCGATCGGAAGAGGCCCTTTCCATCGCCGAGAAGAGCGTTTCACAAACCGAAATGGATCGTCTCCGTCTATTAGTGGAGAAGAGCCGCTTAGAAATCGAGCAATCGGAAGAGAAGACCGCGATCGCCAAGCTGACCGCCGAACTTCGTGATGCCGAACTACAGATCGTCAAAACGCAGCTTAAGAAGCATCAAATCGAGTCGCCGATTCAGGGGATGGTGGTCGCCGTCTTCCGTCGCTCGGGCGAGTGGGTCGAGACGAGCGATTCGGTCGTTAAGGTCGTCCGTATCGATCGCTTGCGTGCCGAAGGGTTCATTCGTAACGAAGAAGCGATGATCGAACTGATCGGTTCCAAGGCAACCGTCACCGTCGAGATTCCTAATCGTGAACCGATTCAGGTCGAAGGGGAAGTGACGTTCGTCGATCCGGAAGTCGATCCGGTCAACGGTCAGGTGCGGGTATGGGTTGATCTGGAAAACGAAGACCTAAAGCTGCGGCCAGGGCTTCGCGCTTCCATGACGATCCAGCCGAAGCAGTAA
- a CDS encoding HlyD family efflux transporter periplasmic adaptor subunit has translation MATATIQSEPNLRSEVRVRPDLIYARRTEDGDETWVVKDPVTLRYFHFGPSEVYIMRRIDGHNSLASIKEQYDEEFAPHRISQQEILGFCHSLYQRGLLVAPAENQAEGLLERRHKQAWMQRASLPLQVLAIRLPGIDPERFLAATHGAVDWLFQRATVIIVLLCAAMALLLGLIHIESIAARLPHESQFFRGENLVVLLITFALVKVLHELGHAYCCKAMGGECHQIGILLMVFTPAMYCDVSDAWLFPKRWQRVFVSAAGMYVEVMLATIAFVLWFFSEPGAVSDWLLNVVFVCGVSTILVNANPLLRYDGYYILSDLLHLPNLSSRATDALWTPIKNWFYRYPRYVVPEPRAATLRTYAILAIIYRTMVFGLIFWFLYKACRQNDILPLWHTVAAMFVIGLLLKPTISLVHWLRRPKGRGDAMVKSRVAIAAGVIVLVGCALGMVPVPSRIHVPVIAEIDSDHRVYVQVDGRVIETVFPEENVAQGDVLAVLKNEDIDADLLKTDGEIAIQRQHLEGLELRSNNNPEAAAQIPTAESALKDLQQRRIVLQRQLDQLTIRAPVDGVVIPAPHKNDKGHSERFLARWSGSPLDPKNRGCLLQRGELLCLIGDARALQARLFVDQDQIELIRPGDPVSILFDGNSVHSIQGTVKEVSTDQSVQIPRNLTANPALGLERKEDGTVALIDGAYSVTVTLDETSSQEILPGTCGRAVVVGRTQTLWQIVSRFIQLNFRFFS, from the coding sequence GTGGCGACGGCGACGATCCAGTCCGAACCCAACTTGCGCAGCGAAGTCCGTGTTCGTCCCGACTTGATCTATGCTCGCCGGACCGAAGATGGCGACGAAACCTGGGTCGTGAAAGACCCGGTCACGCTGCGCTACTTTCACTTTGGTCCGTCGGAAGTCTACATTATGCGGCGGATCGATGGCCATAATTCGTTGGCATCGATCAAAGAGCAATACGACGAAGAATTTGCTCCCCATCGAATCTCGCAGCAGGAAATCCTTGGCTTTTGCCACAGCCTGTACCAACGTGGATTATTGGTTGCTCCGGCTGAAAATCAGGCCGAAGGCCTGCTTGAGCGTCGGCACAAACAGGCCTGGATGCAGCGAGCCAGCCTGCCGCTGCAGGTCTTGGCCATTCGCCTGCCGGGCATCGATCCCGAGCGGTTCCTCGCGGCAACGCATGGTGCGGTCGACTGGCTGTTTCAGCGGGCCACGGTCATCATCGTTTTACTGTGTGCGGCAATGGCGTTGCTATTGGGGCTGATCCATATCGAGTCGATCGCTGCCCGTTTACCGCACGAGTCGCAGTTCTTTCGCGGCGAAAATCTGGTCGTGCTGCTGATTACATTCGCCCTGGTCAAAGTGCTGCACGAGCTAGGGCATGCCTATTGTTGTAAAGCGATGGGAGGCGAGTGTCATCAGATTGGTATTTTGCTGATGGTCTTTACGCCGGCGATGTACTGCGACGTCTCCGACGCGTGGCTATTTCCCAAGCGATGGCAGCGTGTGTTTGTTTCGGCGGCCGGGATGTACGTCGAAGTCATGCTCGCGACGATTGCATTCGTGCTTTGGTTCTTCTCCGAACCAGGTGCCGTCAGTGATTGGCTGCTGAATGTGGTGTTTGTTTGCGGGGTGAGTACGATTCTGGTGAATGCCAACCCGCTCTTGCGTTACGACGGCTACTACATCTTGTCTGATCTTCTGCACCTGCCGAACTTGAGTTCGCGTGCCACCGATGCGCTTTGGACGCCGATCAAAAACTGGTTTTACCGATATCCACGATACGTTGTGCCAGAGCCGCGTGCGGCAACACTCCGTACTTATGCGATTTTGGCCATCATCTATCGGACGATGGTTTTTGGGCTCATCTTTTGGTTTCTCTACAAGGCATGTCGGCAGAACGACATTCTTCCGTTATGGCACACGGTCGCGGCCATGTTTGTCATCGGCCTCTTGTTGAAGCCGACGATCAGTTTGGTTCATTGGTTGAGGAGACCAAAGGGAAGGGGAGACGCCATGGTGAAAAGCCGAGTCGCAATCGCTGCAGGGGTTATCGTGCTGGTTGGCTGTGCCCTCGGCATGGTCCCGGTGCCTTCGCGAATTCATGTGCCGGTCATTGCGGAAATCGATTCCGACCATCGCGTTTACGTGCAGGTCGACGGACGCGTGATCGAGACGGTTTTTCCTGAAGAGAACGTCGCCCAAGGAGATGTTCTGGCAGTTCTGAAGAACGAGGACATCGACGCCGATCTGCTGAAAACGGATGGCGAAATCGCAATTCAGCGTCAGCACTTGGAAGGTTTGGAACTGCGATCCAACAACAATCCCGAGGCCGCCGCGCAGATCCCTACAGCAGAATCTGCACTGAAGGATCTTCAGCAGCGACGGATTGTACTGCAGCGGCAGTTAGATCAGTTGACGATTCGGGCACCGGTCGATGGGGTCGTCATTCCGGCACCTCATAAGAATGACAAGGGGCATTCCGAGCGATTCCTGGCGCGGTGGTCGGGCAGCCCGCTCGATCCGAAGAATCGCGGGTGTCTTTTGCAACGCGGGGAACTGCTCTGCTTAATCGGAGATGCCCGTGCCCTACAAGCTCGCTTGTTCGTCGACCAGGATCAGATTGAATTGATCCGCCCTGGCGATCCGGTGTCGATTTTATTCGACGGCAATTCGGTCCACAGCATTCAGGGGACTGTCAAAGAGGTTTCCACCGACCAATCCGTGCAAATTCCTCGCAATCTGACGGCAAATCCGGCGCTCGGGCTAGAACGCAAAGAGGACGGCACAGTGGCTTTGATTGACGGGGCTTATTCAGTGACCGTTACGCTCGACGAGACTTCGTCGCAAGAGATTCTGCCGGGCACGTGTGGCCGAGCGGTTGTCGTTGGACGAACGCAAACGCTATGGCAAATTGTGTCGCGATTCATCCAATTGAACTTCCGCTTCTTCAGTTAG